From the genome of Phytohabitans rumicis, one region includes:
- a CDS encoding TetR/AcrR family transcriptional regulator encodes MDDSGALRRQRGRPRDPEMEARVYSVVVLVFAEKGWAGFTLDEVARRSGVGKASVYLRWRDKRELLLAAMRDRLEPFRGWTHTGDLREDLKAMARYVFRMYWGWAGLAIMRLWLDARTYPDLFAELQNFYLFGSVKMVEDMVRSAAARGELPASTSPALVLGTLFGVATVQVSMAPPAPDEDVAYRTEVYVNQIVDMVLHGLRTADAGTAS; translated from the coding sequence GTGGACGATTCGGGGGCCCTACGGCGGCAGCGCGGCCGCCCCCGCGACCCCGAGATGGAGGCGCGGGTCTACAGCGTCGTCGTCCTGGTCTTCGCCGAGAAGGGCTGGGCCGGCTTCACCCTCGACGAGGTGGCCCGCCGTTCCGGTGTCGGAAAGGCGTCGGTCTACTTGCGCTGGCGCGACAAGCGCGAGCTGCTGCTGGCCGCGATGCGCGACCGGCTCGAGCCGTTCCGCGGCTGGACCCACACCGGCGACCTGCGCGAAGACCTCAAGGCGATGGCCCGGTACGTCTTCCGCATGTACTGGGGCTGGGCGGGCCTGGCGATCATGCGGCTGTGGCTGGACGCCCGCACCTACCCCGACCTGTTCGCCGAGCTGCAAAACTTCTACCTGTTCGGCAGCGTGAAGATGGTCGAGGACATGGTCCGGTCGGCGGCGGCCCGCGGCGAGCTGCCCGCGTCGACCTCCCCCGCGCTGGTGCTCGGCACGCTCTTCGGGGTCGCGACCGTCCAGGTGTCGATGGCCCCGCCCGCGCCGGACGAAGACGTCGCCTACCGCACCGAGGTGTACGTCAACCAGATCGTCGACATGGTCCTGCACGGCCTGCGCACCGCCGACGCCGGCACCGCGAGCTAG